One segment of Dolichospermum sp. DET69 DNA contains the following:
- a CDS encoding type II toxin-antitoxin system VapC family toxin produces MNGLKYLLDTNILIGLFQRDLIILNLLKDKLIKVNECAYSAITRMELLSFPSISSTEKEAIKSLLNQMTYLAITSEIEDETINFRYTHKTKLPDSIIAATAKYHQIELVTLDKKLANKLKSND; encoded by the coding sequence ATGAATGGACTTAAGTATCTGTTAGATACAAATATTTTAATTGGGTTGTTTCAACGTGATTTAATAATCTTAAATCTGCTAAAAGACAAGCTGATTAAAGTTAATGAATGTGCTTATAGTGCTATAACTCGGATGGAGTTACTGAGCTTTCCTTCTATAAGTTCTACGGAAAAAGAAGCGATTAAATCTTTATTAAATCAGATGACCTATTTAGCAATTACATCAGAAATTGAGGACGAAACTATTAATTTTAGATATACCCATAAAACAAAATTACCAGATTCTATTATTGCGGCTACAGCTAAGTATCATCAAATTGAGTTAGTAACATTAGATAAAAAATTAGCGAATAAGTTGAAATCAAATGATTGA